One region of Populus trichocarpa isolate Nisqually-1 chromosome 4, P.trichocarpa_v4.1, whole genome shotgun sequence genomic DNA includes:
- the LOC7480605 gene encoding allene oxide synthase 3: MSPSSSSSSESKLPMKPIPGDYGTPFFGAIRDRLDYFYNQGKDEFFKTRIQKHNSTVIKTNMPPGPFIAKNPKVIAVLDAISFPILFDTSKVEKYNVLDGTFLPSLSYSGGYRVCAYLDPSETKHTALKSYFMSVLASKHSEFIPLFRTCLSQLFISIEDGIASQKKANFNNVCQVMSFNYIFRLFCGKDPSETAIGSKGPAIADKWLALQLGPLFTLGLPKFLKYVDDLLLHTFKLPFFLVKSDYYKLYDVFYASSGPILDKAESFGVTREEACHNLVFLACFSTYGGLKVWFPALIKWVGLSGEKLHRQLADEIRTVVKEEGGVTIQAMDKMVLTKSVVYEAFRIEPPVPFQYAKAKEDIVVESHHAAYKIKKGEMIFGYQPFATKDPEVFDDAEEFVGHRFVGEGEKLLKYVYWSNGRETVDPTVEDKQCPGKDMVVLLSRLLLVEFFLRYDTFTVETAVLPIGSSVTLTSLGKATSI, from the coding sequence AtgtctccttcttcttcttcctcttctgaATCAAAACTCCCGATGAAGCCAATCCCTGGTGATTATGGCACCCCTTTCTTCGGTGCAATTAGAGATCGTCTAGACTATTTCTATAACCAAGGTAAAGATGAGTTCTTTAAAACACGCATCCAAAAGCACAACTCCACGGTCATCAAAACCAACATGCCTCCCGGCCCTTTCATTGCCAAGAACCCCAAAGTTATTGCTGTCCTTGACGCAATTTCATTTCCGATCCTCTTTGACACTTCTAAAGTTGAAAAGTACAACGTTCTTGATGGCACTTTCTTGCCTTCCTTGTCCTACTCTGGAGGATACCGTGTTTGTGCCTATCTTGACCCTTCTGAGACCAAACATACCGCTCTCAAATCCTACTTTATGTCTGTGCTTGCGTCCAAGCACAGTGAGTTTATTCCTCTCTTTAGAACCTGCTTGTCACAACTGTTCATCAGCATTGAGGATGGCATAGCGTctcaaaagaaagcaaatttcaACAACGTTTGTCAGGTCATGTCTTTCAACTACATTTTTCGTCTCTTTTGCGGTAAAGACCCGTCTGAGACCGCGATTGGGTCGAAGGGACCAGCCATTGCTGATAAATGGCTGGCTCTACAACTCGGACCACTTTTTACCCTAGGGTTACCTAAGTTCTTGAAATATGTTGATGATCTATTGCTGCATACATTTAAATTACCATTTTTCTTAGTAAAATCTGATTACTATAAGCTTTACGATGTGTTTTATGCGTCTTCGGGTCCCATTTTGGACAAAGCTGAGAGTTTCGGGGTTACAAGAGAGGAAGCTTGCCATAATCTTGTGTTTCTCGCTTGCTTTAGTACTTATGGAGGCTTAAAAGTCTGGTTTCCTGCTTTGATCAAATGGGTTGGCCTGTCGGGAGAAAAGCTGCACCGTCAGCTCGCAGATGAAATCAGGACCGTTGTTAAAGAAGAAGGTGGGGTCACTATCCAAGCGATGGATAAGATGGTTTTGACAAAATCTGTTGTTTATGAAGCTTTCAGGATTGAACCTCCGGTTCCATTCCAGTACGCTAAGGCCAAGGAAGATATTGTGGTCGAAAGTCATCACGCGGCCTATAAGATCAAGAAAGGTGAAATGATCTTTGGATATCAGCCGTTCGCCACGAAGGATCCTGAGGTTTTTGATGATGCTGAGGAGTTTGTGGGGCATAGGTTTGTGGGGGAGGGAGAGAAGTTATTGAAGTATGTTTATTGGTCAAATGGGCGTGAGACTGTGGATCCAACGGTGGAGGATAAGCAATGTCCAGGGAAGGATATGGTAGTGCTTCTGTCTAGGCTACTGTTGGTGGAGTTCTTCCTACGTTACGACACGTTTACCGTGGAGACGGCAGTTTTGCCGATTGGATCATCCGTGACTTTAACCTCGCTGGGTAAAGCCACCAGCATTTGA